The following proteins are encoded in a genomic region of Nitrospirota bacterium:
- a CDS encoding lipid-binding SYLF domain-containing protein → MGYNQPMRKGLFLVVLLALALAGCQRQALAPTALEKGREKEVLKVQDAVEVLDAMERIPEKSIPPALLGNARGVAVIPGVIKLGYVLGGRHGTGVLLVRTAKGWSYPVFISLSGGSVGLQVGAQSADIVLVFKSTKSIDGILSGKFTLGADASVAAGPVGRQAEASTDAQLKAEIYSYARSRGLFAGVSVEGSVLSVDGGADADFYRAPGVGARDIFSGRDVGRAHPVAEKLRATLKKYTTE, encoded by the coding sequence ATGGGATATAATCAACCCATGAGAAAGGGGCTTTTCCTTGTCGTCCTCCTCGCCCTTGCCCTGGCGGGCTGCCAGAGGCAGGCCCTGGCGCCCACGGCTCTTGAGAAGGGGCGCGAGAAGGAGGTCCTCAAGGTGCAGGACGCCGTGGAGGTCCTGGATGCCATGGAGCGAATCCCCGAGAAGAGCATTCCGCCCGCCCTGTTGGGTAACGCCCGCGGCGTGGCCGTCATCCCCGGCGTCATCAAGCTGGGCTATGTGCTGGGCGGCCGCCACGGGACCGGGGTCCTCCTGGTGCGCACCGCGAAGGGGTGGAGCTACCCCGTCTTCATCAGCCTGAGCGGCGGGAGCGTGGGCTTGCAGGTGGGGGCCCAGTCCGCCGATATCGTCCTGGTCTTCAAGAGCACAAAGAGCATAGACGGAATCCTGAGCGGGAAGTTCACCCTGGGGGCGGACGCCTCGGTGGCGGCCGGGCCGGTGGGGCGGCAGGCCGAGGCGAGCACGGACGCGCAGCTCAAGGCGGAGATTTACTCCTACGCCAGAAGCAGGGGGCTCTTTGCCGGTGTCTCTGTGGAGGGCTCGGTCTTGAGCGTTGACGGCGGCGCGGACGCCGACTTCTACCGCGCCCCGGGCGTGGGGGCCCGGGATATCTTCTCCGGGCGTGACGTGGGACGGGCGCACCCCGTGGCGGAGAAGCTCAGGGCGACGCTGAAGAAATACACAACGGAGTAA
- a CDS encoding ferritin family protein, whose protein sequence is MERGNRRFYGGLGEMHRAEEAASLFHSLARAEETHGDALARLYLKLVQRKLPRGFPDSEIPGDGTDRMEGGLTVAECLAWARGKPPGEALELAMSLEANSYDLYLTMHRLARDEEAREVFFALAEEEKLHLERLTRAFEATLG, encoded by the coding sequence CTGGAGCGCGGAAACCGGCGCTTCTACGGCGGCCTGGGCGAGATGCACCGGGCGGAGGAGGCGGCCTCCCTTTTCCACAGCCTGGCCCGCGCCGAGGAAACGCACGGGGACGCCCTGGCCCGCCTGTATCTGAAACTTGTGCAAAGGAAGCTCCCGCGGGGTTTCCCGGACTCCGAGATACCCGGGGACGGCACGGACCGGATGGAAGGGGGCCTTACGGTAGCCGAGTGCCTCGCCTGGGCGCGGGGAAAGCCGCCGGGGGAGGCCCTGGAGCTGGCCATGTCGCTGGAGGCCAACTCCTATGACCTCTATCTCACCATGCACCGTCTGGCCAGGGACGAGGAGGCCAGGGAGGTCTTCTTCGCGCTGGCCGAGGAGGAAAAGCTCCACCTGGAGCGGCTGACCCGGGCCTTCGAGGCGACCCTCGGGTGA
- a CDS encoding formate dehydrogenase subunit gamma produces the protein MTKMVEKASVGERYNHWILVLSFFVLALTGFGFIFNDLNWLDTVFAGNHIASGIHKWAGVVFILSLLFSLASYLGESLTWGPEDSQWMRLRGGYFSSEAEVPPQGKLNAGQKLFYLTVLFFGVVMAASGFILWLMGGDRTWMQIGHFFHNLAFLVFVVAIPVHIYLATAANPGTFRIMTRGTVPLWWAKKRHGKWVKEAGLD, from the coding sequence ATGACAAAGATGGTGGAGAAAGCCTCCGTCGGCGAACGCTACAACCACTGGATATTGGTCCTGAGCTTCTTCGTCCTGGCGCTCACCGGGTTCGGGTTCATTTTCAACGACCTGAACTGGCTGGATACGGTCTTCGCCGGAAACCACATAGCCTCCGGCATCCACAAGTGGGCGGGCGTGGTCTTCATCCTCTCGCTCCTGTTTTCCCTGGCGAGCTACCTCGGAGAGTCCCTCACCTGGGGCCCCGAGGACTCCCAGTGGATGCGCCTGAGGGGCGGGTATTTCTCCTCGGAGGCGGAGGTGCCCCCGCAGGGGAAGCTCAACGCCGGGCAGAAGCTTTTCTATCTCACGGTGCTGTTCTTCGGCGTCGTCATGGCCGCCTCGGGGTTCATCCTCTGGCTCATGGGCGGAGACCGGACGTGGATGCAAATCGGCCACTTCTTCCACAACCTGGCCTTCCTGGTCTTCGTCGTTGCCATTCCCGTTCACATCTACCTGGCCACGGCGGCCAACCCCGGGACGTTCCGCATCATGACCCGGGGGACGGTGCCCCTGTGGTGGGCGAAGAAGCGCCACGGCAAGTGGGTGAAGGAGGCCGGCCTGGACTGA
- a CDS encoding CdaR family protein codes for MRKNLWLKVASVLLAVGMWMFVISRGQANMSVEVPVKFENLPQGLMITEASAREVRLEVRGHEQILSGVHTGDIKVTVDLTGVKEGVHKRAIEKHNVSLPSPLRVMAISPHSLVVNIEPVIEKHLRVRPVVTGSPWKGFAVQGVEVAPKEIKVVGTRAALRSLREVLTKPVDVSAASETVTEDVKIDLAGRNIRPAPESVRVKVLIREERK; via the coding sequence GTGAGGAAGAACCTGTGGCTCAAGGTGGCAAGCGTGCTGCTGGCCGTGGGGATGTGGATGTTCGTCATCTCGCGGGGGCAGGCCAACATGTCCGTCGAGGTGCCGGTCAAGTTCGAGAACCTTCCCCAGGGGCTGATGATCACGGAGGCCAGCGCCCGGGAGGTCCGCCTGGAGGTGCGTGGGCACGAACAAATATTGAGCGGGGTGCACACCGGCGACATCAAGGTCACGGTGGACCTCACGGGGGTGAAGGAGGGCGTGCACAAGCGTGCGATAGAGAAGCACAACGTCTCGCTCCCCTCGCCCTTGCGGGTCATGGCCATCTCCCCCCACTCCCTGGTGGTCAACATAGAGCCGGTCATAGAGAAGCACCTCCGGGTGCGGCCGGTGGTGACGGGCTCTCCCTGGAAGGGCTTTGCCGTGCAAGGGGTGGAGGTCGCTCCGAAGGAGATAAAGGTCGTGGGCACCCGGGCGGCCCTCAGGAGCCTCCGCGAGGTCCTGACCAAGCCGGTGGACGTCTCGGCGGCCTCCGAGACCGTGACGGAGGATGTTAAGATAGACCTGGCTGGACGGAACATCCGGCCCGCCCCGGAGAGCGTGCGGGTGAAGGTCCTGATTCGGGAGGAGCGCAAGTGA
- a CDS encoding ComEC/Rec2 family competence protein, translated as MSLLLGFLAGAAGFQAFRYFPHLAGALLAGVLLAFSLRRRFALCLLLVLGVLYAWAAAPGERTLPEESLYRPVEAAGFFVSPPVRLEGGYSQEFRVLAPAGLGTLPVLSAREFEIGREHLLSLTVHARRRRLNPGSWPREPYGVLASVRGTGRLRRSVLLSVNRMRERLNGFFRESFGPEKASLLMAITTGERRGMDPALREAFNRAGLAHVFSISGTHFAFFGLFLFGLFRAVLRRLPRRALELLTRRLTPGEGAALLTLPFMLAYLGLSGASIPAVRAFLMMSLFLAGMLLGRRGAWLNFLLLAAVVLVLSDPTVLLSLSFQLSFLAVLFIGFVVKERRGEGAPRGLRERLSSPLWITLAATLGVAPLVAYAFHYVSVVSPLSNLLVTPLVGFILVPASLLASFLYLLTGHAVLTPVLGALAGVSISLARWLSAAPLASLPVPSFPPALLFLFYGGFLLFWALRRKALLLVPALALLTALVFVLSPAAALRVAFLDAGEADAAVVELPDGKVLVVDTGRSGWEVANYLRTRGRRRIDALVLTHGLGQRTAPLSARFLRGERRPCPPQA; from the coding sequence TTGAGCCTCCTCCTGGGGTTTCTGGCCGGTGCGGCGGGGTTTCAGGCCTTCCGGTACTTCCCCCATCTGGCTGGCGCCCTCCTGGCTGGGGTTCTCCTGGCCTTTTCCCTCCGGCGGAGATTCGCGCTCTGCCTTCTCCTTGTCCTGGGCGTCCTTTACGCCTGGGCCGCGGCCCCCGGCGAGCGGACCCTGCCCGAAGAATCCCTCTACCGCCCCGTCGAGGCGGCGGGGTTTTTCGTCTCTCCGCCGGTGCGCCTGGAAGGCGGGTACTCCCAGGAGTTCCGGGTGCTCGCCCCGGCGGGGCTGGGCACGCTGCCCGTCCTGTCGGCCCGGGAGTTCGAGATAGGGCGGGAGCACCTCCTCTCCCTTACGGTCCACGCCCGCAGGAGGCGTCTGAACCCGGGCTCATGGCCCCGGGAGCCCTACGGGGTGCTGGCTTCGGTGAGGGGGACCGGGAGGCTCAGGCGGTCCGTGCTCCTCTCCGTCAACCGGATGAGGGAAAGGCTCAACGGCTTTTTCAGGGAGAGCTTCGGGCCGGAGAAGGCCTCTTTGCTCATGGCCATAACCACGGGGGAGAGGCGGGGCATGGACCCGGCGCTCAGGGAGGCCTTCAACCGGGCCGGGCTCGCCCACGTCTTCAGCATATCGGGAACGCATTTCGCGTTTTTCGGACTTTTCCTCTTCGGCCTCTTCCGGGCGGTCTTGAGACGCCTGCCCCGGCGGGCCCTGGAGCTCTTGACCCGCAGGCTCACGCCCGGCGAGGGGGCGGCCCTCCTCACCCTGCCTTTCATGCTGGCTTACCTGGGCCTGTCCGGGGCGTCCATACCGGCGGTGCGGGCCTTCCTCATGATGAGCCTGTTTCTGGCCGGGATGCTTCTGGGCCGCCGCGGCGCCTGGCTCAATTTTCTCCTTCTGGCCGCCGTGGTCCTGGTCCTCTCCGACCCCACGGTGCTTCTGAGCCTGTCCTTTCAGCTTTCCTTCCTCGCCGTGCTGTTCATCGGTTTCGTCGTGAAGGAAAGGAGGGGAGAGGGCGCGCCCCGGGGCTTGCGGGAGCGGCTTTCCTCACCCCTCTGGATAACCCTTGCGGCCACCCTGGGGGTGGCCCCTCTGGTGGCCTATGCCTTTCATTACGTCTCCGTGGTATCGCCTCTTTCCAACCTGCTGGTCACCCCCCTGGTGGGGTTCATCCTCGTGCCGGCCTCGCTTCTGGCCTCTTTCCTCTACCTGCTCACCGGCCATGCCGTCCTCACCCCCGTCCTGGGGGCCCTGGCGGGCGTGAGCATCTCCCTGGCCCGATGGCTGAGCGCGGCGCCTCTTGCTTCGCTGCCCGTACCGTCCTTTCCCCCGGCGCTGCTTTTTCTTTTCTACGGGGGCTTCCTCCTGTTCTGGGCCCTCAGGCGGAAGGCCCTTCTCCTGGTGCCGGCCCTGGCCCTGCTCACCGCCCTCGTTTTCGTCCTTTCCCCCGCGGCCGCTTTGCGGGTGGCCTTCCTCGATGCGGGGGAGGCGGACGCCGCGGTGGTGGAGCTTCCCGACGGCAAGGTGCTGGTCGTGGACACGGGACGGAGCGGCTGGGAGGTGGCCAACTACCTGCGCACCAGAGGGAGGCGGCGGATAGACGCCCTGGTGCTTACCCATGGTCTGGGACAACGGACGGCTCCGCTATCCGCCCGGTTTCTTCGGGGCGAGCGGCGGCCCTGTCCACCGCAGGCTTGA
- the fdnG gene encoding formate dehydrogenase-N subunit alpha, translating to MEISRRSFLKFSGGAVAASTAGLELHAPREAEAKDLPIRDAATTTTICPYCAVGCGILAYVKDGKIINTEGDPEHPINRGTLCSKGASLYQLANNPKRLTKPRYRAAGAREWKEVEWDWALDEIAKRVKDTRDKTFMVRNDKGQVVNRTDGIAHVGSAALDNEECYILQKWLRSIGLVYIEHQARIUHSATVAALAESFGRGAMTNHWIDIRNADVILVMGSNAAENHPISFTWVTEAKQKGAKLISVDPRFTRTSAKADVYAPLRSGTDIAFLNGMMNYMFQNKLYDEFYVKHYTNAPFLVDPAFRLPGESGVFSGYEPEARKYDKSTWAFQKDEQGVIKKDMSMEDPQCVFQLLKKHVSRYNLDIVSSVTGTPKEKLVEVYNLYASSAVPTKKATILYAMGWTQHTVGTQIIRAMSIIQLLLGNMGVAGGGVNALRGESNVQGSTDHCLLFHILPGYLKTPRASDTTLEAYNKRYTPTTDEPHSLDWWKNYPKYSVSLLKAHFGDAATGDNEFGYQWLPKLDDGQNASWIMLFHQMFKGQFDGFFAWGQNPACSGTNANKTREALAKLKWMVNVNLFDNETGSFWRGPDVNPDDVQTEVFQLPAALSVEKEGSITNSGRWAQWRYKAVDPPGEAKRDSWIMNELYYRVKTLYEKQGGAYPDPVVKLAWHYGQKNNEGKVLDIDAHAIAREINGYYTEGPNKGKLVANFTKLADDGSTSSGNWLYSGSYNEGGNMMARRSQSDPTGMGLYPEWSWCWPVNRRIIYNRCSVDLEGKPRDPKRPVIYWNGTKWVGDVPDGGAPPMGQGGYKPFIMKPAGMGRIFGPGLHDGPFPEHYEPLECPVQENAMNKQRINPAAKLFVDVTTKEVAIAGTGLPQDYFATCDVRYPYVGTTYRVTEHWQTGVVTRHEPWQLEMQPQNFVEMSVELAKELGIKNGEEVLVESARGSVHAIAMVTHRFRPYNIQDSTVHEVGLPWCFGWEYPPPDRQAFDSSNLLTPTIGDANTMIPETKAFMCNVKKLKGGE from the coding sequence ATGGAAATCTCACGACGTAGCTTCCTGAAGTTCTCCGGCGGGGCGGTGGCCGCAAGCACCGCGGGCCTTGAGCTTCATGCGCCGCGTGAGGCCGAAGCCAAGGACCTCCCCATCCGGGACGCCGCGACCACCACGACAATCTGCCCGTATTGCGCGGTGGGGTGCGGCATCCTGGCGTACGTCAAGGACGGCAAGATCATCAACACCGAAGGGGACCCCGAGCATCCCATCAACAGGGGGACCCTCTGCTCCAAGGGGGCCTCACTCTACCAGTTGGCCAACAACCCCAAGCGGCTGACCAAGCCCCGGTATCGCGCCGCCGGTGCCAGGGAGTGGAAAGAGGTGGAGTGGGACTGGGCGCTGGACGAGATAGCCAAGCGGGTCAAGGACACCCGGGACAAGACCTTCATGGTCAGAAACGACAAGGGCCAAGTGGTCAACCGCACCGACGGCATCGCCCACGTCGGCAGCGCGGCCCTGGACAACGAGGAGTGCTACATCCTGCAGAAGTGGCTTCGCTCCATCGGGCTTGTCTACATCGAGCATCAGGCCCGAATATGACACTCCGCAACTGTAGCGGCTCTGGCAGAGTCGTTCGGTCGCGGCGCGATGACGAACCACTGGATTGACATCAGAAACGCCGACGTCATCCTCGTCATGGGGAGCAACGCGGCGGAGAACCATCCCATCAGCTTCACCTGGGTGACCGAGGCGAAACAGAAGGGGGCCAAGCTCATAAGCGTGGACCCGCGCTTCACCCGCACCTCGGCCAAGGCCGACGTGTACGCCCCCCTCAGGTCCGGCACCGACATCGCCTTCCTCAACGGCATGATGAACTACATGTTCCAGAACAAGCTCTACGACGAGTTCTACGTCAAGCACTACACCAACGCCCCCTTCCTCGTGGACCCCGCCTTCAGGCTCCCGGGCGAGTCGGGCGTCTTCTCCGGCTACGAGCCCGAGGCCAGGAAGTACGACAAGAGCACGTGGGCGTTTCAGAAGGACGAGCAGGGGGTCATCAAGAAGGACATGAGCATGGAGGACCCCCAGTGCGTTTTCCAGCTCCTCAAGAAGCACGTCTCCCGCTACAACCTGGACATCGTCAGCAGCGTTACCGGCACCCCCAAGGAGAAGCTCGTGGAGGTCTACAACCTCTACGCCTCCAGCGCGGTGCCCACCAAGAAGGCCACCATCCTGTACGCCATGGGCTGGACCCAGCACACCGTGGGGACCCAGATCATACGGGCCATGAGCATAATACAGCTCCTCCTGGGCAACATGGGCGTGGCCGGCGGCGGGGTGAACGCCCTGCGTGGGGAGAGCAACGTGCAGGGCTCCACGGACCACTGCCTCCTGTTCCACATCCTGCCGGGGTACCTGAAGACGCCGCGGGCCTCGGACACCACCCTGGAGGCGTACAACAAGAGGTACACGCCCACCACCGACGAGCCCCACAGCCTGGACTGGTGGAAGAACTATCCCAAGTACTCGGTCAGCCTGCTCAAGGCCCATTTCGGGGATGCCGCCACCGGGGACAACGAGTTCGGCTACCAGTGGCTCCCCAAGCTTGACGACGGGCAGAACGCCTCCTGGATAATGCTCTTCCACCAGATGTTCAAGGGGCAGTTCGACGGGTTCTTCGCCTGGGGGCAGAACCCCGCCTGCTCGGGGACCAACGCGAACAAGACCCGGGAGGCCCTGGCCAAGCTCAAGTGGATGGTCAACGTCAACCTCTTCGACAACGAGACCGGCTCATTCTGGCGCGGCCCCGACGTGAACCCCGACGACGTGCAGACCGAGGTCTTCCAGCTCCCGGCCGCCCTCTCCGTGGAGAAGGAGGGCAGCATCACCAACTCCGGCCGGTGGGCCCAGTGGCGGTACAAGGCCGTGGACCCGCCGGGAGAGGCGAAGCGCGACAGCTGGATAATGAACGAACTGTACTACCGGGTGAAGACCCTCTACGAGAAGCAGGGAGGCGCCTACCCGGACCCCGTGGTGAAGCTCGCCTGGCACTACGGCCAGAAGAACAACGAGGGCAAGGTCCTGGACATCGACGCGCACGCCATCGCCAGGGAGATTAACGGCTATTACACGGAAGGCCCGAACAAGGGCAAGCTGGTGGCCAATTTCACCAAGCTGGCCGACGACGGTTCCACCAGCTCGGGCAACTGGCTCTACAGCGGCTCCTACAACGAGGGCGGCAACATGATGGCCCGCCGCTCCCAGAGCGACCCCACCGGCATGGGGCTTTATCCCGAGTGGTCCTGGTGCTGGCCGGTGAACCGGCGCATCATCTACAACAGGTGCTCCGTGGACCTGGAGGGCAAACCCCGCGACCCCAAGAGGCCCGTCATCTACTGGAACGGCACCAAATGGGTGGGCGACGTGCCCGACGGCGGCGCTCCTCCCATGGGACAGGGTGGCTACAAGCCCTTCATCATGAAGCCCGCCGGCATGGGCCGCATATTCGGCCCGGGGCTTCACGACGGGCCCTTCCCCGAGCATTACGAGCCCCTGGAGTGCCCCGTCCAGGAGAACGCCATGAACAAGCAGCGCATCAACCCCGCGGCGAAGCTCTTCGTCGACGTGACCACCAAGGAGGTCGCCATAGCGGGCACGGGGCTCCCGCAGGACTACTTTGCCACCTGCGACGTCCGCTACCCCTATGTGGGGACCACCTACCGGGTGACCGAGCACTGGCAGACGGGGGTCGTGACCCGCCATGAGCCCTGGCAGCTGGAGATGCAGCCCCAGAACTTCGTCGAGATGAGCGTGGAGCTTGCCAAGGAGTTGGGCATCAAGAATGGCGAAGAGGTGCTTGTGGAATCGGCCCGGGGCTCCGTGCACGCCATCGCCATGGTGACCCACAGGTTCAGGCCTTACAACATCCAGGACTCCACGGTCCACGAGGTGGGGTTGCCCTGGTGCTTCGGGTGGGAGTATCCGCCGCCGGACCGCCAGGCGTTTGACAGCTCCAACCTGCTGACGCCGACCATAGGGGACGCCAACACGATGATACCGGAGACCAAGGCCTTCATGTGCAACGTCAAGAAACTGAAAGGGGGTGAGTGA
- a CDS encoding rhodanese-like domain-containing protein, with product MKRSKTGQYALLDVRQPREYEKGHLPGAVLIPLGELRGRLGELDPRKPTVVY from the coding sequence ATGAAGCGGAGCAAGACGGGCCAGTACGCCCTTCTGGACGTCCGGCAGCCCCGGGAATACGAGAAGGGGCATCTCCCGGGCGCCGTGCTCATCCCCCTGGGCGAGCTCAGGGGGCGCCTGGGCGAGCTCGACCCCCGAAAGCCCACCGTCGTGTACTGA
- the cdaA gene encoding diadenylate cyclase CdaA, with translation MSEFVSAFGWRDLLDIAIVSVILYRLFVMVRGTKAAQMMLGILVLLGASIIAKNVPLYTLDWLLQGFWAYIVIAIIVLFQPEIRRTLAKMGETQFLKAFTPAEELRGLEEIVKATISLAERKIGALIVLERETDLKDFVELGTPLDARVSREILMSVFHPASPIHDGAVVIRGNRIVAAGCFLPIAFAPAISRSLGTRHRAAMGLTEETDAVVIIVSEETGGISVSIGGRLETHLDMGTLRDMLTDMFTRKKVPK, from the coding sequence ATGAGCGAGTTCGTCTCCGCCTTCGGCTGGCGCGACCTGCTGGACATCGCCATCGTCTCGGTCATCCTGTACCGGCTTTTCGTCATGGTGCGCGGGACAAAGGCGGCCCAGATGATGCTGGGCATCCTGGTGCTTCTGGGTGCTTCCATCATCGCGAAAAACGTTCCCCTGTACACCCTGGACTGGCTTTTGCAGGGGTTCTGGGCCTATATCGTCATAGCCATCATCGTGCTGTTTCAGCCCGAAATCCGGCGGACCCTGGCCAAGATGGGAGAGACCCAGTTTCTGAAGGCGTTCACGCCGGCCGAGGAGCTCCGGGGCCTGGAGGAAATCGTCAAGGCCACCATCTCGCTGGCGGAACGGAAGATAGGGGCCCTCATCGTCTTGGAGCGGGAGACCGACCTCAAGGACTTCGTGGAGCTGGGCACCCCGCTGGACGCCCGGGTTTCCCGGGAGATACTGATGAGCGTCTTCCATCCGGCCTCCCCCATCCACGACGGGGCCGTGGTCATCCGGGGCAACCGCATCGTGGCCGCCGGGTGCTTTCTTCCCATCGCCTTCGCGCCGGCCATAAGCAGGTCCCTGGGCACCCGCCACAGGGCCGCCATGGGGCTTACGGAGGAGACCGACGCGGTGGTCATCATCGTCTCGGAGGAGACCGGGGGCATCTCGGTCTCCATCGGCGGCAGGCTCGAGACCCATCTGGACATGGGCACGCTGAGGGACATGCTCACGGACATGTTTACGCGGAAGAAGGTGCCCAAGTGA
- the glmM gene encoding phosphoglucosamine mutase codes for MSLFGTDGIRGKVNAHPMTPETVLKVGLAAAKVLRKEHGRNMVLIGKDTRLSGYLIESALTSGICSMGMNVTLVGPMPTPGVAFLTRALRADAGIVISASHNPFEDNGIKIFSFDGFKLPDAVEKRMEELVSGDGVFRNRPHGAGLGKAYRLEDATGRYIEYIKSTAPRGMTLEGLKVVVDCAHGAAYKVTPWVLRELGADVLAINDKPDGVNINDQCGSLHLGPLIEAVRAHGAHLGVAHDGDADRALFVDERGGVVDGDRVMGIWAVEMMEKGRLRGESVVATVMSNLGLENYLAARGIKLVRTKVGDRYVTERMLSAGHNLGGEQSGHVVCFDFNTTGDGPITALHILCLMKHRGLPLSELVGDIELYPQVLINVPVSKRAKLASDPRVGEAVAHAEKTLGEAGRVLVRPSGTEPKVRVMLEGRDPALIEKLGEGIAAVIRDAMS; via the coding sequence GTGAGCCTTTTCGGGACGGACGGCATTCGGGGAAAGGTCAACGCTCATCCCATGACGCCCGAGACCGTGCTCAAGGTGGGCCTGGCCGCGGCCAAGGTCCTCAGGAAGGAGCACGGCAGGAACATGGTCCTCATCGGCAAGGACACCCGTCTCTCGGGCTACCTCATCGAGAGCGCCCTGACCTCCGGCATCTGCTCCATGGGCATGAACGTCACCCTGGTGGGGCCCATGCCCACCCCCGGGGTGGCCTTCCTCACCCGGGCCCTCCGGGCGGACGCGGGCATTGTCATCTCGGCCTCCCATAACCCTTTTGAGGATAACGGCATCAAGATATTCTCCTTCGACGGCTTCAAGCTGCCCGACGCCGTGGAGAAGCGCATGGAGGAGCTGGTTTCCGGAGACGGGGTTTTCCGCAACCGACCCCACGGCGCGGGCCTGGGCAAGGCCTACCGCCTGGAGGACGCCACGGGCCGCTACATCGAGTACATCAAGTCCACCGCCCCCCGGGGCATGACCCTGGAGGGCCTGAAGGTGGTCGTGGACTGCGCCCACGGGGCGGCCTACAAGGTCACGCCCTGGGTGCTCAGGGAGCTGGGCGCCGACGTCCTGGCCATCAACGACAAGCCCGACGGCGTGAACATAAACGACCAGTGCGGCTCGCTTCACCTGGGTCCCCTCATCGAGGCCGTCAGGGCGCACGGCGCGCACCTGGGGGTGGCCCATGACGGGGATGCCGACCGGGCCCTCTTCGTCGACGAGCGCGGCGGCGTGGTGGACGGCGACAGGGTGATGGGCATCTGGGCCGTCGAAATGATGGAGAAGGGGCGTCTGAGGGGCGAAAGCGTGGTGGCCACCGTGATGAGCAACCTGGGACTCGAGAACTACCTGGCCGCCAGGGGAATCAAGCTCGTCCGCACCAAGGTGGGGGACCGCTACGTCACCGAGCGCATGCTCTCGGCGGGCCATAACCTGGGAGGGGAGCAGTCCGGACACGTGGTCTGCTTCGACTTCAACACCACGGGGGACGGGCCCATCACGGCGCTTCACATCCTCTGCCTCATGAAGCACAGGGGGCTTCCCCTCTCCGAGCTGGTCGGCGACATCGAGCTCTACCCCCAGGTGCTCATCAACGTGCCGGTCAGCAAAAGGGCTAAACTGGCCTCGGACCCGCGCGTCGGGGAGGCCGTGGCTCATGCCGAAAAGACCCTGGGTGAGGCCGGGCGGGTCCTGGTGCGGCCCTCGGGGACGGAGCCCAAGGTGCGGGTGATGCTCGAAGGAAGGGACCCGGCGCTTATCGAAAAACTGGGCGAAGGTATCGCGGCGGTCATCAGGGACGCGATGTCTTGA
- a CDS encoding 4Fe-4S dicluster domain-containing protein, translating to MAANMEHLSGTDVFKKRKGLLITPERCIACRACQTACKEWNQLPAEETRNRGSYENPPDLTPYLYNKIRFVELSEDSKLSWLFISRRCMHCGLAGCIQICPAPGALFRTKDGLVVFDKDKCIGCKLCQAGCPFDVPRYDANDRISKCHMCEDRVPYGLEPACSKACPTNAIRFGDRDELASVAKGEGYKTVYGEGREDLQGLGVLYAFKEAPEHYGFSSSPDLPASVAFWRTVMKPLSLIGLGASVAAVAAHYISVGPKEVHPAEGEEEKKEGGERS from the coding sequence ATGGCCGCAAACATGGAGCATTTGAGCGGCACGGATGTTTTCAAGAAGAGAAAGGGCCTTCTGATCACCCCTGAGCGGTGCATCGCCTGCCGGGCCTGCCAGACGGCCTGCAAGGAGTGGAACCAGCTTCCGGCGGAAGAGACCAGGAACCGGGGCAGCTACGAAAACCCGCCCGACCTGACCCCGTACCTCTACAACAAGATACGGTTCGTGGAGCTTTCGGAGGACTCCAAGCTCTCCTGGCTGTTCATCAGCCGCCGGTGCATGCACTGCGGGCTGGCCGGGTGCATACAGATATGTCCGGCCCCGGGGGCGCTTTTCCGCACCAAGGACGGGCTGGTCGTCTTCGACAAGGACAAGTGCATCGGCTGCAAGCTCTGCCAGGCGGGCTGCCCCTTCGACGTGCCCCGCTACGACGCGAACGACCGCATCTCCAAGTGCCACATGTGCGAGGACCGGGTGCCCTACGGGCTGGAGCCGGCCTGCTCGAAGGCCTGCCCCACCAACGCCATCCGCTTCGGCGACAGGGACGAGCTGGCCTCCGTCGCCAAGGGCGAAGGGTACAAGACCGTCTACGGCGAGGGCCGGGAGGACCTCCAGGGGCTGGGCGTGCTTTACGCCTTCAAGGAGGCCCCCGAGCACTACGGCTTCTCCTCGAGCCCCGACCTGCCGGCCAGCGTGGCCTTCTGGCGGACCGTCATGAAGCCCTTGAGCCTCATCGGCCTCGGCGCTTCGGTGGCCGCGGTGGCCGCCCACTACATAAGCGTGGGGCCCAAGGAGGTCCATCCTGCGGAGGGTGAGGAGGAGAAGAAGGAAGGAGGTGAGCGGTCATGA